Proteins from one Camelina sativa cultivar DH55 chromosome 8, Cs, whole genome shotgun sequence genomic window:
- the LOC104709496 gene encoding B3 domain-containing protein At5g18000-like, translated as MVRNRVFGQVMEEGDNPAFFKILRREDLSSEIMVENDSSSLDKKHLRQVSVVKDGLKSAMGKLMFVNDNGLGENEYLTFTHEANRCFNVNTYEENGKEMLKPRQSSTITSSSGRSKREERNSNYIDVKKDEETGIPKKFVDMHMPNQTKMFKIHHPTGKKSWEVTYVVTDVQSRFSAGWSRFAKELGLEVGDVCTFKLIEPTEICVKVSKE; from the exons ATGGTGAGAAACAGAGTATTTGGTCAGGTCATGGAAGAAGGAGACAATCCTGCATTCTTCAAGATTCTTCGAAGGGAAGACTTGTCTTCTGAAATCATGGTAG AGAATGATTCCTCATCACTTGATAAGAAGCATCTCCGACAAGTCTCCGTCGTTAAAGATGGTCTTAAAAGTGCCATGGGGAAGCTCATG TTTGTGAATGACAACGGTTTGGGTGAAAACGAGTATCTTACCTTCACTCATGAAGCAAATAGGTGCTTTAATGTAAACACCTACGAGGAAAATGGTAAGGAGATGCTTAAACCAAGACAATCTTCAACCATTACTTCTAGTTCCG GTCGgagcaagagagaagagaggaataGCAACTacatagatgtgaagaaggaTGAAGAGACA GGGATCCCGAAGAAGTTTGTGGACATGCATATGCCAAATCAGACAAAGATGTTCAAGATTCATCATCCGACGGGAAAGAAGTCATGGGAGGTTACGTATGTGGTCACTGATGTGCAGTCAAGATTTTCTGCTGGATGGAGTCGTTTCGCCAAAGAATTAGGCTTAGAGGTCGGAGATGTTTGCACGTTCAAGCTCATCGAACCAACCGAGATCTGTGTCAAAGTCTCCAAAGAATAG
- the LOC109126034 gene encoding zinc finger BED domain-containing protein DAYSLEEPER-like, with product MEQMIDELNDEEEPPSGLVGQSSSSSASQSRTLVSSSHLEKRSKRSLMRNYFVIEKSDDGEERAYCKKCPKSYLWQPTSGTSNLKRHYEKCSLNVDVERKRVKFDDKIAREKFSRVIIRHNLPFLVVEYEELRDFHSYLNPDYKCYTRNTAAADVVKTWEKEKLRLRSELEKIHSRVCLTSDCWTTAYGDGYIVVTAHYVDAKWILNCKMDFE from the exons ATGG AACAAATGATTGATGAAttgaatgatgaagaagaacccCCTAGTGGTCTTGTTggacaatcatcatcatcaagtgcATCACAATCTAGAACACTAGTAAGTTCTTCTCATCTTGAAAAAAGAAGTAAGAGGTCATTAATGCGGAATTACTTTGTAATAGAAAAATCTGATGATGGTGAAGAAAGGGCTTATTGTAAGAAATGTCCAAAGAGTTATTTGTGGCAGCCTACTAGTGGAACATCTAATTTGAAAAGACATTATGAAAAATGCTCACTAAATGTGGATGTAGAAAGAAAGAGGGTGAagtttgatgataaaattgCTAGGGAGAAGTTTAGTAGGGTGATTATACGACATAATCTACCTTTTCTTGTGGTTGAATATGAGGAGCTTAGGGATTTTCATAGTTATTTAAACCCAGATTATAAATGCTATACTAGAAACACAGCTGCTGCTGATGTGGTCAAAACTTGGGAGAAGGAAAAGCTGAGATTAAGGTCTGAGTTGGAAAAAATTCATAGTAGAGTGTGTTTAACTTCTGATTGTTGGACTACTGCTTATGGAGATGGATATATAGTGGTGACTGCACACTATGTTGATGCAAAATGGATTTTGAATTGCAAAATGGATTTTGAATAG